The window GAACAGCTATTTTTAAACTTAACCGAACCCCAGATTTTTATACACTGCTCGGTTCACActgaaatcaaaaatgcatatttttcctcttaactgcAGTGTTAtgtatcagtctagattgttttggtgtgacttGCCGAGAGTTGGAGATGGctattgctatttatttatttatttttttaccaaactacaACCATATCagtgtgcagaaggaagcacgCATCTACTCATGGTGAAAGGCTCATGCTTGTGATAgttgtaaacattaatggtgtgcTCCTTCGCTGAGCTGTGATGTCAGCGATGCTAGATGAGCTAGCGGTAGATGCATGCTTCTTCCTGCATGATGATATGGTTGATGGATgtttcagtagaaagaaaatagttggAACTGatcaaaacaaggtctgtggatcatCTTGAGTAACCtggtcataatttctggaaagagacattgctgttgagtttattAGTTGTATTTTTTGGGCAAGCTGAGTggcatctagttccattatattggagagaagacagatatatccaacactctgcaactcacaccaaaccAATCTAGATTGTTgttaaaaagcactacaggtaagagggaatatatatatatatatatatatatatatatatagtatattctTTAATTTGGGGATAAACTTTCTCTATatgttattttcttaaacaatGACTGACTTGCTGCTCACCAAGTGTCTCCAACAGCAGCTGAATGCAGGTTGTGTTGGTTGCCAGAGCTGGACCTACAGCCTGATGGATGCACATGTTCGCCAGCACTCTGACCAGCTTTACCAGCACATCCTCGTCCTCCTGCACACTCACTGAAGGAGCCTGAGGCTCACTGAGGGAAGCGAGACCTTTCCGTGGGTGCAAGTGTGATAAGCCATCTCTGCACTGGTAGGTGTCGTACAGCTGCAGGAGTGTGTCCATGCAGCCTTCACACTGAAAGAGCTGCAGCCGAGCCTCGTCGCTTTTGGCGGTGAGGTTCCCAAGGGTGAAAAGAAGACGCACGACAAGATCCTGTAGGAGAGCAGTGGAGAGTGCTTTAGTGCTCCATAAACATTATTCAACTGATCCATGTTTTTTCgtacagcattttattttattcagtagGCCATATATTTTAATCGTGATTGTACTATTTACTGGGTTCAAACAAGAAAACTGTATCTAACTGTATTTACAGTTTCCTTGGATTCAAATTTattacacaaatatatatttaaggtATGCAACTTAAAAAGGGTATCTAACACATGCCTAATGTATATCTTTGCTTTTAATGTGCACTTTAATGTCTACCTCACTTCTCATGTTTTATCAGTGTATtctgtaatgtgtttttgttgtttttttaatgtaatcagGGCATCCTTGTAAAAGAGAGTTTGCTCTCAATGGCCTTCCCTGTTTATATAAATGTTATGGGTGTCTACAAgtataaacaaattaattttaagacCTCTTTCATACCATTGCCAATTGAATTTAAGACTGGTGATGAAAATACACACCAAAAATTAAATGTGGTTTTTCCAAGAATAAACGCTAATGTCAGTTCAAAATTAACAGTAAAGTAAAATGACACTGATGATACTCTCTGTGCTTACACAGAAAAAATAGCTTACAAGCAGACTGGCTGGCAAGGCCTTAGTTTAATGATGCATACAGGGGGCAAATGGGAGCTCTGAAGGCATATAGGTGATGTGTTTTAGTCTGCTCCCCCTTCGAATAATGTTACATCCCTGTTTAAATGATATTTGCCATTGtgcagacaacaaaaaaattcttGCAGTGACATGCCTAAAAAGGATTTTGAGACCCATCCAATCTGAATTAAAGAcaattttatactttttgaggatttttgttattatttttatcataagTTAAATGGATATTTCAGACATTGCATGACATTTTAAGCACCCATGGCTACACTGTCTAATAACTGCAGATTAGTTTTTTGattcatcttttttgtttgtttgttttatctgtaaaatgacagaaaatagagCTACATATTCAGTGTAATTCCTCACAGCCTAAAATGATGTATATGTAACCCCTATGAAATATAGGGCTACTAATCGCTTATATGTTGTTTAAAGATGTAGCTGCATGTTATTCCCAGTGAGAAGCGCAAACGCTGTGTACCTGAAGTGGTAGGGAGTGACTTCctcataatacatccatgagtGTACCTGTgaatgacatcacttcctgcgtgacgtcccaaaaacatctcGATAACGTCATGTGTGCGCGGTGAACGGGTGCGCGTTCTGGTATAATGCCACGATTTAACTTAAAAACTATTATGCAAACATACCAGTGTTAccataattaataatattgcCCGTGTGTTACAATACGAGCTGTGAACCTGAAGGAGATTATTTCTGTTGAGTCATTAATGCCTGAAAGCTCCGGTGAGTGACGCTCATGTTTCTTGCTaatatgttgttgtttgcttCATAGACCAATATTGTGTTAAAGTCCAGATACTTTTATCTTACAAAAAACGGTCGGAGTTATGAGAAGGTTGTCTAATGTTTTCAGTGCACTTTGGTGAATTCTGTATCATTTTAgtgatgtttaaaatgatgcaaaCGCTAATCGCTAGCGCGGGTGGCTAACGCTAATTgctaatgttttgtttactgttGTACCACTGTGCTAATGTTATGCAAATGCTAGCTCAAGCTAAGCACATTTGCTAAGTCAGTTcaggtagatagatagatatactttattgatctcaaaactgagaaattgggataAGCAGCAGGTAGAGCAGCAGGTAGAGCAGCAGATAGAGctgtgaaacactgaaggagCATTTCACCTAATCTGCTGACACTGAAGTCATGGTTAATGGTTTGAAGTGTAACTTCAATGATATTTGgttataaatacacacattaaagtatgtttaaagtaataatttatgttaattcatgttttaagtggaaaatattatgaatataaaaaaagtcaaaaagagtATGTTATAAATAAgatgaggttttaaaaaataaattacttatTTGTTTGCTAAAATACCATAATACAAACTCCATTCCCGGGTCATTTAAGGAATTACTCCTTATGGACCTAGATAGATGTTAGTGTCTCTTGTACCCCAATAGGTTGGGCTAGAAGTGCTACATATACAAATGTCTTTAGTTTTCTaatcaacagtccaaaactcaaagattTTTAATTTACGATGGTATGAAACCGGGATAAAGCCAGGGTCTGCAAATGCTTGGCACTTTTTGCTTGACAATTATATAGTAAAAATTACAGCATATAAATATAGTGTATTTACAGTGGACTAATTAAAAAGATCTCCCCCAACAAAAAGAGATTgtttctgatgaaaaaaaaaaaacagaaatcaggTCCTGTgagattttatttacaaattgaAGCTCAACAGCCGCATCACCTGCAGCACAGTGAGCCGACCCTGTCAAAAAGCACCATTGTCAGTGTCACTTAATTCCCCCAGAGATTTCATAGCAGCCTAGACTAACTGTGCCCTATCTTTTTACCTAGTTATCACACGCTTTCCAAGAAAAAAGGAGACAACTGACACCCCGTGCGTCACCGTTGTATCCTGACTCTACTTAGTGAATAACAGGTGAGCTGAGAACACAGTATTTTCTCCCATAAATGTGCAGTGACATTGGTATGAGGACAGGACGGGCTGTCCCGGGACTAGGTGCTCATTTCATGTATAACtgtcacacagtgtgtgtgcgtgtgtgtgtgtgtatttgtgtgtatttgtgtgtgttggtgcgtGAGTATTCCCGTTGAGATTAACAACATATGTCAGTCATGTCAGATTGCCAAAGTCCCACCCTTTCTCCTCTTGACTGTCGCTCCTCCCTTCCACCTCTGTATCACCTCTACTCAAGCGCACAtcctttttttcactctttttcctccttctccctccgCCCTTTTTCATGACTTACTCAGCCCCTCCTGGGATGattaaatgtcaaaacacacacaagacagaGAGGCGTATGTTGTGTGCAGATGGACACAATGTCCCGTAAATGTGCTTGGACTTGAGGTACATAAACAACTCGCTCTGAGGGTAAACGTGTTTAGCTGATTACATCATGAGCACTGCAGAAGCTTGTCTTCGCTTTTCTCTAATACACTCAgactgaagcacacacacacacacacacgtgcgcgcgcacacgcacacacgagGAGACTGGTGGACTCACctgtttttggtgatgtttgCTCAGCAGTTCTAAAAATAGTTGGTAGCAGTTGGGGGTCTGGGCCAGAGCGAGGCGGCACTCAGAGTAAGAGGAGAGTTTactgagggagagagggacaaCAAATACCAGTGACTGTTCCACTCACTGACTGCTCCGCAGTGCTGACTAAATATGGAGATATTAAATCAACACTGCTAAGGGACAAGAAGGTCTGGGCTAGGATTTACCTTTCATGTTTATATTATCGTGGGCAGTATTTGATAACTAAATGATGAGGTACTTATGTGACTTGAAGCGACAAAATTAGATGGAAGCCTCATTCGAGTCATTGCTCTCTGTTTGGTGGAGGTATTGACATCAGATATTATTTATTGAGTTTGGCATGCTATCAGATCAAGTCACAGAGAAGTTGAGGAATCAGGTAACTTTGGAGCCACGATTCCTGTGCCTGGTTGTAAATGAAACCATTCACCAATATGCCTCGACAAAAGCTCAAGAGTATAGCTGGCGTCTATTTCACAGCATTTTGTCTGAAGTAAGAAGTACAGCTAGTCAGTGGAATAATTTGTGTGATGAGGGGGATACAGCTGAGCTAAAGTCAGGTGTCTGTCtggaaatgtaaagaaaaaagagataataataataataatacaaataaaccCAACTGTATtaaatattattgtcattatatatatatatatatatacacacacacacacatatatatatatatatacacacacacacacgcacacacacacacacacacacacacacacacatatatatatatatatatatatatatatatatatatatatatacacacacacacacacacacacacacacacacacacacacacacacacatatatatacacatatatatatatatgtatgtatatatttgaccttttgatgttgtttggtttgtttatttattttttatttttatttattttattttatgcctttttttatttttctttttttcttttttttttatacaagttttttattattttttggaaatttctgaaatttttcttgtaacttgttctgatgtttttgaaagaaattaagccattttgcccaggtttcaaatcGTTAAACTACAAATGTAGCCTTTTTGCATATAGGTCTTTAGATTTAAACTCATTTGAACATTCACAACTAGACACTGAAAAAGCTCAAACTATTTATCACCACAACTGGTAAAACAGAAATCAGCTGTGTCACTTTTGTGAGGTGTTTTTGTAATGCTATAGACACAAAATAGATGTATAATCACATCCCCTCTGACAAATTCTGTGTTTCTCTGGAGACTCTTGTTTTGTGACACCCAACTACAAACAAAGTCTCCATgttggaagaaaaagaaagcagggGATTTAGAAGGAGAGTGACTGCTGGAGCTGGAAGGGGAAACAAGGAACAGAGGGCGAGTGCTGAATGACGGCCTGTTGTTTTGATTCAGCTTTCAAAACATTATGATGGTTTGTGTTGGGCAGATTGGGAACGGAGtaaaaagaaataaggaaaaccTTATCCTCATGCAAGTGTATTTGTGATACCTGTATATTCTGGAAATGTTGGTACAGATGTCCGGGTCTTTGTAGTGATAACGCAGCACCAGGCAGAGCTCTGACAGTATGGAGAAGGAGATGAAGAGTGGACGGGAATCAGGATGATCTGCAAGGTTTCTCAAGGTCGCTGTCAgctgcagaggtcagaggtcagacagagagaaagatgagtAAGACTGTTGAACAGCAAAAAGAAATAGACACCAGTGTACCAGCTATATCTGTGTATAATTAGGGCAGTATTGCATGTAAGCGTTGTGTTATTGTGGCTTGGACACAATGTTGGTCATTTGCTGATTAAGGCTGGCTGCCCGCCTGTACAGGACGCCATACAGCAGAGCGACCGGAAACTATTCAGTATGGACATTAATCATTCTATCACAAGAGGGAAACGGTAATTTCCAACACACGGCAGCACTGAACGTTCTGGAAAGTCATAGTCTGCTCATTTCCCTCCTCTAACAGCATAATGGGTTGTGTTAGATATCAAATGAAGCGCTGGCTCAAGATGTTTTCTTGGGCGGACTTGTGCGGTTAGCAGCAATCATTTTAGGAAGAGTGAAACAGGGTGCGTTTTTGGTTGAAGTGGCCAGACCAGCAGAGAACATTATGCTCTTGGAGCAGCTTATACACcagacataaacaaaaacattttttgtctaaTAGTGGGAAAATCTACATCAGCCAACAAACACATCAGGATGAGTATTTAACACTGTGTTCCTTTATGTTGACTTAACACAACTGGGTAGTTTCTGCTCACACAGCCAAACTGTTGAGAAAGTATTTGTATTGTGTTGTGAGCAGGAGTATTTGCTCAAGTTTCCACCAGCTGTGATACAAAGCTATTGGTTTGTGAATATTGGTGTTTAAAATTGTGCTGTCTTTTCAGTAGAATgatacaaatacttttgaaattgctgctacatgaccagagagaACCAAAAAAAGGGTCTGTGGCATTCACTTCTGCTCATAAGGTAGGAAACCTACAACGACCAGAATGCACTTTACTGTACCGGATCAATAAATGTTCACGCTGGAGGGTGGCAAAATGCAGTCTTGTCTGTTTTGACAAAGGAACCAATATTGCAGCCTTCTGGTAACAAATGATCTCAAATTGCAGTTAAACAGGacgctaaaatatgtttctgaaaactttttAGGGAAGAAATAGACAGCGCACTGACGTAATGtaggtcattttttgatcaGTGGctctgcttagttttaccgtttgacctcagttttttcagtctctgttttaacaatacaggaaacagtacaGTGTCCACCTCCTGTTTAAGAACTCTCTTATTACAGCTAAACTGTGCACTAAAGTATGTTTCTGAAGATTTTTTAGGCAAAAACTGGGCAATACAGTCACAGAATCGTGggttatatttgatcagcactgcctagttttacagtttgagcTCAGtttgagagtgagagaggggagCTTCTCTCTCTTGATCTACTTCTATGCTcttgtgtctgtggtggtgaGCGTACAAAATTGCAGAAGGACAAtctgtagttcgagcaacagcccTAGAGCTTGTGAAAATTTGAGCTGTGAGATGAGCAGCGAAATCTGGGCACTGGtaagatggaggaaagtttgcCACAGTAGTCCATAccacccacattgttttgatacaaagctggttgaaaatcgagtttaaagtttccctttaagtcTGACGCACCTGCACAAGGATGTGCCCTGCTATAGTGAAGTTGGTGTCTTCTGCCTTGCAAAGCCTCTGGATGAGTTTCTGAGCCACACCAACGCAGTTCTTGTCCAGCAAGAGTCTGAGAATTGCACTATTTCCCGAGAGGAATTTCAGAGTCCCAACACAGTACAGCAGAGCTTCTCCAGATGAGGACACATCCTCATTGCTCAAAACACCCAGAAATGAGTctagataaaagaaaaatttaaatgttaaatccaTACCATGCACACTGAATGGGACACTGACAATCTGTAATGACTTGGAAAAGAGGTTTCAAAAATGGCACCAAATAGAACCAGACAGATCAGAAATTACTCCAGGCCAGCAGAGGACTCTATGCAACATGTTATTCCTTTACATTGAGATAATATAACTTTCTGTTCTTTACTCTCATATGTTTTTGAACGTAGGACTTGGTACAAAATAGGAAATCAAAGCTCGATCGTCGTGACTTAAAATACTGTTTACCTATGATAGAGTTGTTCTGGAAAAGGATGTCATTGCTTTCACTGCGGCTGATCTGGAAGATGAGCTTACAGATGTTGAGCAAGTTGTTTCCACTGACACACAGCtggagagaaaaatgcaaaaaaaaccttcacACTTCAGCTTCTGTATTAAGTCCCCCGGATGCCCTTTTGATTGTGACTTTGTGGCAGACATGCtaacacccacacacccacaaagACGACTCACAGCGAGGCAGAGCTTGGCGATGTGCAGGTTGAGCCGGGCAGAGTTGAGGTCGATGAGGCGGAACAGTGTTCGAAGTACTCCTGACCTCCTCTTACAGCGCCGGCCGAGCATGTCTGCTCCTGCCAAGGCGCCGTGGAGACCGTCGCACAAATCACACAGACGGTCCAACGAGCCCTCCGAGCTGCCTGGCATCGCAGGAAAATGCATATTGCAAAAGGGCTCATGTCAAGTTCAGGGCAGCATGTCAAACATTCATAGAGAGAGGCAAACATCCCAAAATGAAAACACCCAACTTGTGTGTGTTGGCAAGTGTGCATCCATATAAACACAGATTAGTGATGCTTTGTGTATGTTGTGGAATGTCTGTGTGCAATATGCTCAGGCTCTACCGTATAGTGTACGTTTATCTTTTGCATAAGAAACTTGAAGTTAAATCCTTAATATCAATAATGCACTGGTAAGCAGTAAAATAACATTCCCTTTCTTTTCTAAGAAGTAGCTTTGACTTTCAGTGGTCAGATGCAGGGGAACAATCTTGCAACAGGCAGCTACAATCTTGacgcagaggaagagaaagggtGGAgccttttccttgtttttgaggtaaaataaatgttttccctGCATAAATAACAGGGTTTGGCCATTTCTAAAAAAGGTTGTCTGCAGTCTCACACTCAACACTTCGCTGCAATTTCCCACTGAATCTTAAAGGTGTTTTATGCATGAGCCAGAAGGCACTTggtacaataaatatttaatatttatctttcaaatgaattttccattaaatttgtagagtgttaaaatatttacagctgTAGATTTCATTTCATGGCTGCCAGACTGCAGTTTCAGACTAAGACAATTCTGCATGGATGCCAAACATAACACTATTTTGTTTGCCTTTCTTCAGTGGTTGAAACGACAGTGCTTTTTCATATTGTGAGACTTCTTGCATGACTATCTGCAAATGTAATGTAGCAAGGAAACAGGGAAAAGAGGCATTACCAGTAGAGGCTtacctttaattaaaaaaaaattagatgagCTTTAGAGACTTTCCTCTAaccaaaaggaaaaatgtgGTATCTAAATGTGATATTGTGAGTGAAGTTGGTGAAAGAAACTATGTATTCCTCAGGTCAAATGAATGTATATAGTCAAACCTAATGCACGTTTGCACTTTTTCTTGGAGTTTTCTTTATTGCATTGCCAACACTACCTGCAGCCACACTCTCTAGTTGTTGGAGAACAGGAGCAATCATATTATTCCACACCACTAACTCTGCATCCCcctctgtgtttgtggtgttgtCTCCATTCCCCAGCCCTGAAAATGTGCGGAGAGAATTGCAGTTAGCCAGTTACCACATCCAAACGCAGACAGTGAACATGAGCGGTAAGGTTGGTTCACAAGTTCACtgtcttaaaataaaactgcaggaagtttgaTGCCACAATGAAAGGTCACCATCCCCAGCTACACTTCCTCTGATTCCTCTTTCTGTGCTGAAATAGTCTGCATGCGGGCAattgagtgtgtgcatgtgtgataaaaacaagtgtgcgtgcatgtttgtgcaCGCAAATGTCTGCAATCTCTCGCACGccatgcacttttttttttttgctgtacatTTGCATACCCCCATGCTTAGTGTGATGCAGGAAACTGTGGTTGCCCAAACCAACAGCTCTCTCAGCTATTGGCTGGTTGCCTGTCATGGTGGAAATTGGGCCCTTAGCAACAACACCCCAATCAAAGTTTGACACTCAAGAAAGGGTGTTGGGTTACTGAGAGAGGTGTGTCTATGTTGATAGGGAAACATGTCTTGGCTCAAGTCTTAGTATATTTAGGCATGCTTGGGTTGACATCAGTGTAGCTTTAGATGAAAATACATTACTTCGGATCACTCAATGGTGGTATATTAGGAAAAGTTGCAACTACATTTTCAATAAAGCAAGCAAAACTTGCAGGTGgaagcacaatgtgctgcacaaGGTTCGAGGTACTAGTTGcaggcacaaaacaaagccaGCAACTGACTATAAAAGTGAATCACATCCATTAAAACCTGTAATAAAccccataaaataataattaagatgGAGAATACACCAATAAAGTTGAGAAGACATGTGAGTcagaagtggaaaaaaaaggttaaagttacataaaataatgatattaataataaaccattaaaacataatacagctgaatttaaatcaacaaaaaaacaaacaaacaatatcaatttaaatataactttacTTGCTTAACAAGATGTATCTTCATggtaaatatgtaaaaacaaaaatttgaaaagagGTCGATACAGTAAATCTGGACAAACCTGTTCTCCGTCCTGCTCCGCACTCCGTGGGTCTAACGCCTGAGTCAACACCAGGCTGTGTAATTCTACTATTgacacaaagatacacaaaaacacagagtctAGTTACATCAGATTTCAGAAATGAGACAAATCTGACTCCTCTTTGGTTTCATTTAACTGACTTTGGGGCTCATATTTGGGCATTGAAgtcataacaaataaaaactaaactaagagaaaaacaaaatatttaaagcatGCATGAAAAGTTGCTGACTTTATATTCTGTCAATTGAGCTACAGGTGCATTTCTACCAAGTGCCACTAGGTGTCCCTGTTGCAGCAGAGGTTGAGACCTGTGTGCAGGTGCTGTTATCTGCAAATTGAGCAAGCGTGTCTGAACATTTGCACTCATGCAGATAtatatgtgtctgtttgtgggTGAATGTAAGTTTTTTGTGTGAGTCTTTCTGTCCGTGTGGGAGTGTGTCGTTGTGCATCACAATCTGCATTCCCCAACAGACAGGAACTAAGATCTTAGCTTTGTGGGCAGTCTGGTTAAAGCTGTTCATGCTTTGTCACTGTGAGCTGTCTGCACAGCCCCCCCGCCCTCTGTGCAGTAACCGTAAAGTGCTCCCAAAAACACACCCCCTTGTCCTGCCATGCTATGTGTTGTGGCTTGCCCTCTGCATGTCACTGTTCTATCTCACTCTCTGCATGTCAAGTCTGCACTATCCCGTCCCgctcacacacaaagaaaatgactcAATGCCGGAATAAATTCTGTAAAACAAGACAGATAGTGTGTCTTATGAGTAATTACTACATgacaaactgagaaaataactattaataaataaagacaaacacatgcagcatGGTGAGTCATCCTTATCTCTGCTATCTCTGCAAGATTTACTTCACATGTCCCACACAAGAGAGTGAatcaaccttaaaaaaaatatggaaaagtgtAATCACGCCTGTCAAAGACAGATTATTATGTTATCAGGACTCTGAAGCCTCTGCAGTGACATGTGCACAAAAGGCTGACTCTCAGGATGGAATAATATTGAGCTTTTACACTCAAGTGAGCTTTATTTCATACTCTTGCAGACAGATATGAGACTGAAAATGGCTGTagttattgtaaaaatgtctcCTTTTCATTCCATTGGAGCATCACTGAAAGGTTGCTTGATGACACTagcattaaaggtccagtgtataagatttagggggatatggTGGCAccaccagctgaaacttctcccagtttccctcagtgtttgttgttcaggtggtttttaccaggagccaaattatccgcagcagtgtcttcctctccaaaacaaacacaccctttGATCAAAACCACTAAGACCACTGAGTGAAGCAATTTCGCATTTAAAATCAGTGTGTCTCATGCGATTCAGCATGTCACGGATGGGCCagtagcccagcacctgctaaggTGTGTTCAACTTTTTCCCCTGATAATTAAAAATTCAGATGTATAAGAGGTTTTTATTTGGAGCTGAATTTTCCACCAGTGTcgcttcctctccaaaacaaatgtatctggtgatttaaaatggtaaaaacacagaataaataagtttcacgttaaaaaaaaatcactttttttttctatgctcTGGTTGTGGAGGAGCTACTAACAATGGTGGCAGACTCTAAAGGGCAAATGGTcctatctaaagccagtgtcTGTTCTGTGCTTCTGTAAAAACACGGCGGTGCAACATGGAAATCTCTGTTG is drawn from Plectropomus leopardus isolate mb chromosome 16, YSFRI_Pleo_2.0, whole genome shotgun sequence and contains these coding sequences:
- the armc2 gene encoding armadillo repeat-containing protein 2 isoform X2 encodes the protein MASMERKHEICSPFIQRRNPLRKTSAEIVNEARQSLRVQSTRRPFTPRDGHRQLFGKSSVRADRDNRPPSTFSLHAQNFDAPDSRPGSGTRLSPLDHKPTFPVVCDAEDPFKAFPKPPADPLEVKRGLPGARARLFRAGSLTMLPPVEGHIDVKERSNPGPGQKQSSKGLPSTDHKPGPHRTASESRITQPGVDSGVRPTECGAGRRTGLGNGDNTTNTEGDAELVVWNNMIAPVLQQLESVAAGSSEGSLDRLCDLCDGLHGALAGADMLGRRCKRRSGVLRTLFRLIDLNSARLNLHIAKLCLALCVSGNNLLNICKLIFQISRSESNDILFQNNSIIDSFLGVLSNEDVSSSGEALLYCVGTLKFLSGNSAILRLLLDKNCVGVAQKLIQRLCKAEDTNFTIAGHILVQLTATLRNLADHPDSRPLFISFSILSELCLVLRYHYKDPDICTNISRIYSKLSSYSECRLALAQTPNCYQLFLELLSKHHQKQDLVVRLLFTLGNLTAKSDEARLQLFQCEGCMDTLLQLYDTYQCRDGLSHLHPRKGLASLSEPQAPSVSVQEDEDVLVKLVRVLANMCIHQAVGPALATNTTCIQLLLETLELRSVQESEELLVNVAATINNLSFYQEESSVLRHSQLTMANLMLKLVLSSSMDAVLEATRVYGNLTQSKDVRDFIMQNKVHQFVVTLLDSKSTEMCFSACGVLTNLALDPPNRVSLSAEGAAAKLVDCLRDFGPGDWQLAGQVCQALWNMTGGSEKLLESQERQSLLEILTPYLEEEALKWIENEDMRDFHKACWEIEFLPVAQKLMKILQAEVRTA
- the armc2 gene encoding armadillo repeat-containing protein 2 isoform X1 — protein: MASMERKHEICSPFIQRRNPLRKTSAEIVNEARQSLRVQSTRRPFTPRDGHRQLFGKSSVRADRDNRPPSTFSLHAQNFDAPDSRPGSGTRLSPLDHKPTFPVVCDAEDPFKAFPKPPADPLEVKRGLPGARARLFRAGSLTMLPPVEGHIDVKERSNPGPGQKQSSKGLPSTDHKPGPHRTASESRITQPGVDSGVRPTECGAGRRTGLGNGDNTTNTEGDAELVVWNNMIAPVLQQLESVAAGSSEGSLDRLCDLCDGLHGALAGADMLGRRCKRRSGVLRTLFRLIDLNSARLNLHIAKLCLALCVSGNNLLNICKLIFQISRSESNDILFQNNSIIDSFLGVLSNEDVSSSGEALLYCVGTLKFLSGNSAILRLLLDKNCVGVAQKLIQRLCKAEDTNFTIAGHILVQLTATLRNLADHPDSRPLFISFSILSELCLVLRYHYKDPDICTNISRIYSKLSSYSECRLALAQTPNCYQLFLELLSKHHQKQDLVVRLLFTLGNLTAKSDEARLQLFQCEGCMDTLLQLYDTYQCRDGLSHLHPRKGLASLSEPQAPSVSVQEDEDVLVKLVRVLANMCIHQAVGPALATNTTCIQLLLETLELRSVQESEELLVNVAATINNLSFYQEESSVLRHSQLTMANLMLKLVLSSSMDAVLEATRVYGNLTQSKDVRDFIMQNKVHQFVVTLLDSKSTEMCFSACGVLTNLALDPPNRVSLSAEGAAAKLVDCLRDFGPGDWQLAGQVCQALWNMTGGSEKLLESQERQSLLEILTPYLEEEEALKWIENEDMRDFHKACWEIEFLPVAQKLMKILQAEVRTA